One window of Flavobacterium dauae genomic DNA carries:
- the gltX gene encoding glutamate--tRNA ligase, with the protein MTKQVRVRFAPSPTGPLHIGGVRTALFNYLFAKKNNGVFYVRIEDTDQNRFVPGAEEYIFESLKWLGIQPDETIGVNEKFGPYRQSDRKHLYKQYALDLVHNGFAYYAFDTAEDLDALRKETEAKGGVFIYNHTVRNGLKTSLNMPLEELEARLYNKDPYVIRFKMPVDEKLVLNDIIRGEVTFDTSLLDDKVLYKSDGMPTYHLANIVDDHLQETSHVIRGEEWLPSLPLHYLLYRSFGWDAPEFAHLPLILKPVGNGKLSKRDGDKLGFPVFPLDWKSETGETSMGYREKGYFPEAVVNFLALLGWNDGTDKELFTLDELIQSFDLTRVNKSGAKFDPEKNKWFNHQVLVKKENSELALFLKPVLEEKGITSTDETIEKVIGLVKDRADLITDLYALADFFFVAPTQYDEKAAKNWKEDTADLMQQVISVIENVENFEPKEIETTVKTWIQENELGMGKIMQPLRISVVGAMKGPDLFEIISVLGKQETVKRINNCITHFKKN; encoded by the coding sequence ATGACAAAACAAGTACGCGTTCGCTTTGCTCCAAGTCCCACTGGTCCTTTGCATATAGGCGGTGTAAGAACGGCTTTATTTAATTATTTGTTTGCTAAAAAAAATAACGGGGTGTTTTATGTCCGTATAGAAGATACCGATCAAAACAGATTTGTTCCCGGAGCAGAAGAGTATATTTTTGAGTCGTTAAAATGGTTGGGTATCCAGCCGGATGAAACCATTGGCGTAAATGAAAAATTTGGACCGTATCGTCAAAGCGATCGCAAACATTTGTACAAACAGTACGCGTTAGATCTGGTGCACAACGGTTTTGCCTATTATGCTTTTGACACAGCCGAAGATTTAGATGCCCTGCGCAAAGAAACCGAAGCTAAAGGCGGCGTTTTCATATACAACCACACGGTTCGCAACGGTTTAAAAACGTCGTTGAATATGCCTTTGGAAGAATTAGAAGCACGTTTATATAATAAAGATCCGTACGTGATTCGTTTTAAAATGCCGGTAGATGAAAAATTAGTTTTGAACGATATTATTCGTGGCGAAGTTACATTTGATACCTCTTTGTTAGACGATAAAGTACTGTACAAATCAGACGGAATGCCAACCTACCATTTAGCAAATATTGTTGACGATCATTTGCAGGAAACTTCTCACGTAATCCGTGGCGAAGAATGGTTGCCTTCGTTACCTTTGCATTATTTATTATACCGTTCTTTTGGATGGGATGCACCTGAATTTGCACATTTACCGTTGATTTTAAAACCGGTTGGTAACGGAAAATTATCAAAACGAGACGGTGATAAATTAGGCTTCCCGGTTTTTCCGTTAGATTGGAAATCCGAAACCGGCGAAACTTCAATGGGTTACCGCGAAAAAGGCTATTTCCCTGAAGCCGTTGTAAACTTTTTGGCGTTACTAGGTTGGAACGACGGCACTGATAAAGAATTATTCACTTTAGATGAATTAATTCAGTCATTTGATCTGACTCGTGTAAATAAATCTGGAGCAAAATTCGATCCTGAAAAAAATAAATGGTTTAATCACCAGGTTTTAGTAAAGAAAGAAAACAGCGAACTGGCGTTATTTTTAAAACCGGTTTTAGAAGAAAAGGGAATCACATCGACCGATGAAACCATTGAAAAAGTAATTGGTTTGGTAAAAGATCGTGCCGATTTAATTACAGATTTATATGCTTTAGCAGACTTTTTCTTTGTTGCTCCTACACAATACGACGAAAAAGCAGCAAAAAACTGGAAAGAAGATACCGCCGATTTAATGCAGCAGGTTATTTCTGTAATTGAAAACGTTGAGAATTTTGAACCCAAAGAAATTGAAACCACCGTTAAAACCTGGATTCAAGAAAACGAACTGGGTATGGGTAAAATTATGCAGCCGCTTCGCATTTCAGTAGTTGGTGCTATGAAAGGTCCTGATTTATTTGAAATTATTTCTGTATTAGGCAAACAAGAAACTGTAAAAAGAATAAATAATTGTATAACCCATTTCAAAAAAAACTAA
- a CDS encoding SPFH domain-containing protein, translating to MNFTLYIIIGVIFFIILLSLFTVKQQTAVIIERFGKYQSIRNSGLQFKIPLVDRIAGRLNLRIQQLDVIIETKTKDNVFVKMKVSVQFKVVQERVYEAFYKLEYPHDQITSYVFDVVRAEVPKLKLDDVFERKDDIAIAVKRELNDAMVTYGYDIINTLITDIDPDIQVKNAMNRINAADREKTAAEYEGEAERIRIVAKAKAEAESKRLQGQGIADQRREIARGLVESVDVLNTVGINSQEASALIVVTQHYDTLQSIGAENNSNLILLPNSPQAGSDMLNNMVASFTASNQVGEAMKKAGESKAGYQKPKNNPPQTDNFTSGFED from the coding sequence ATGAATTTTACACTTTACATTATCATTGGTGTTATTTTTTTTATAATACTGTTGTCGTTATTTACTGTTAAGCAACAAACGGCTGTTATTATTGAACGATTTGGAAAATACCAATCCATTCGAAATTCGGGCTTGCAGTTTAAAATCCCGTTGGTAGATCGCATTGCCGGACGATTAAACCTTCGTATCCAGCAGTTAGATGTGATTATCGAAACAAAAACAAAAGATAACGTATTTGTTAAAATGAAAGTTTCGGTTCAGTTTAAAGTGGTGCAAGAACGCGTTTACGAAGCCTTTTACAAATTAGAATATCCACACGACCAAATTACCTCGTATGTTTTTGATGTGGTACGTGCCGAAGTTCCAAAATTAAAATTAGACGATGTTTTTGAGCGTAAAGACGATATTGCAATTGCGGTAAAACGCGAGTTGAACGATGCAATGGTAACTTACGGGTACGATATTATTAATACGTTGATTACCGATATTGACCCGGATATTCAGGTAAAAAATGCTATGAACCGTATTAATGCCGCAGATCGTGAAAAAACGGCAGCAGAATATGAAGGAGAAGCAGAACGAATCAGAATTGTTGCAAAAGCAAAAGCCGAAGCCGAATCAAAACGCTTACAAGGACAGGGAATTGCCGATCAACGTAGAGAAATTGCCCGCGGATTGGTAGAATCGGTTGATGTGTTAAACACAGTAGGTATCAATTCGCAAGAAGCATCGGCATTAATTGTGGTTACACAGCATTACGATACTTTACAATCTATTGGGGCAGAAAATAATTCTAACTTAATTCTATTGCCAAATTCGCCACAGGCAGGCAGCGATATGTTAAACAATATGGTGGCGTCGTTTACGGCCAGTAATCAGGTGGGTGAAGCGATGAAAAAAGCTGGTGAATCCAAAGCCGGATACCAGAAACCAAAAAATAATCCGCCACAAACAGATAATTTTACATCGGGTTTTGAAGATTAA
- a CDS encoding DUF6327 family protein: MKKIYTSYEEVDKELEILKLEREISIRKIGNDAEEISQLFSPNKIIRQGLASLGSTVKNSNGIKTLVLSTVLKFLFNKFIKKK; the protein is encoded by the coding sequence ATGAAAAAAATATACACATCGTATGAAGAGGTTGATAAAGAATTAGAAATCCTTAAATTGGAACGCGAAATAAGCATTCGGAAAATTGGAAATGATGCTGAAGAAATAAGCCAATTATTTTCGCCTAATAAAATAATCCGTCAAGGATTGGCTTCATTGGGCAGCACGGTAAAAAATTCAAACGGCATAAAAACGCTGGTTTTATCAACCGTTTTAAAGTTTTTGTTCAACAAATTCATTAAGAAAAAATAA
- a CDS encoding competence protein — protein MAFNEEVKQHLQDMKSEAKVFLDANIDYYSLLGFKVASKATGFILKIFAFSLLAALSLLFLSFAAAFALGKAFDNNTYGFLIIGGFYIILALVLYTMRRAIIDIPVLKKFSKIFFD, from the coding sequence ATGGCATTTAATGAAGAGGTAAAACAACATCTTCAGGATATGAAGTCTGAAGCTAAGGTTTTTTTAGATGCTAATATTGATTATTATTCTTTATTAGGATTTAAAGTAGCCTCAAAAGCTACGGGCTTCATATTAAAAATCTTTGCGTTTAGCTTACTTGCCGCCTTATCGTTGCTTTTTTTATCATTCGCTGCAGCATTTGCTTTAGGAAAAGCATTCGATAACAACACCTATGGTTTTTTAATTATTGGCGGTTTTTATATCATTCTTGCACTTGTTCTTTATACTATGCGCAGAGCAATTATTGATATTCCCGTTCTTAAGAAATTTTCTAAAATCTTTTTTGACTAA
- a CDS encoding YtxH domain-containing protein — translation MGKTGSTLVAILAGAAVGAVAGVLLAPEQGEKTRKRISDGFRSGTDDLNCKMDELKNQIKNLISSKKGDFETSFNTLVNKADHKKEDVIASLERKLAELKSDAANAVDKARDLTNKAADNIKSELK, via the coding sequence ATGGGAAAAACAGGAAGCACATTAGTAGCCATTTTAGCAGGTGCAGCAGTAGGAGCTGTTGCCGGAGTATTATTGGCACCTGAACAGGGTGAAAAAACAAGAAAAAGAATCTCGGACGGATTTAGATCTGGAACTGACGATTTAAATTGTAAAATGGACGAATTAAAAAATCAGATAAAAAACTTAATATCTTCTAAAAAAGGTGATTTTGAAACATCTTTTAACACATTAGTGAATAAAGCAGATCACAAAAAAGAAGACGTTATTGCAAGTTTAGAGCGTAAATTAGCAGAATTGAAAAGCGATGCTGCAAATGCCGTTGATAAAGCAAGAGATTTAACCAATAAAGCTGCAGATAATATCAAATCTGAATTAAAATAG
- a CDS encoding dicarboxylate/amino acid:cation symporter produces MLKTKLGIFTTVFITLAIIITLLYEFDILNISADFMVGVRWITALVLIINAFSKKNLTTWIISCMILGIFVGIDFPNVAVALQPLSKGFIKLVKTIVAPIIFATLVYGIAGHSDLKQVGRMAWKSMLYFFCATSCAIFIGLGVINLTKAGVGVDIESMTHEELPVTKGMDPVLESLPEHVHGVYKFTHFIYELFPENIVRSMFENQVLQVVVFSVLFGIGLAMVEEKKRKPLVDFTESLSETMFKFTNIIMYFAPIGVGAAMAYTVGHLGVDILKNLFMLLGSLYLALLLFLLLVFVPVMIFLKIPVKKFIEAVKEPVSIAFATTSSDAALPKAMSAMEKFGVPRKIVSFVIPTGYSFNLDGTSLYLSLASIFVAQAAGMHLDIGQQLGIAFTLMITSKGVAAVPRASLIVLIATAEQFGLPVFIIAAILGIDELMDMARTSVNVIGNCLATIVVAKWEGEFDEEAPYRLTDEVLDEV; encoded by the coding sequence ATGCTTAAAACCAAATTAGGAATTTTTACTACCGTTTTTATTACTCTTGCAATTATTATTACCCTTTTATACGAATTTGACATACTAAACATTTCTGCGGATTTTATGGTTGGTGTTCGTTGGATAACAGCTTTAGTTTTGATTATCAATGCGTTTTCTAAGAAAAACCTTACCACATGGATTATTAGCTGTATGATTTTGGGTATTTTCGTGGGAATCGATTTTCCTAATGTGGCAGTGGCATTACAACCTTTAAGTAAAGGATTTATCAAACTGGTAAAAACTATTGTAGCACCAATTATTTTTGCAACGCTGGTTTATGGTATCGCAGGACATTCCGATTTAAAGCAGGTGGGGAGAATGGCTTGGAAATCTATGCTTTATTTCTTTTGTGCCACGTCGTGTGCTATTTTTATTGGTTTGGGGGTAATTAATCTTACCAAAGCAGGAGTGGGAGTAGATATAGAAAGTATGACCCATGAAGAATTACCGGTTACAAAAGGTATGGATCCTGTATTGGAAAGTCTGCCGGAACACGTTCACGGTGTGTATAAATTTACACATTTTATTTACGAATTGTTCCCGGAGAACATTGTACGGTCAATGTTTGAAAATCAGGTATTACAAGTAGTGGTATTCTCTGTTTTGTTTGGAATTGGCTTGGCAATGGTTGAAGAAAAGAAAAGAAAACCTTTGGTTGATTTTACTGAAAGTTTATCTGAAACCATGTTTAAGTTTACCAACATCATTATGTATTTCGCACCTATTGGCGTAGGGGCGGCAATGGCATACACAGTAGGCCATTTAGGGGTTGATATTCTTAAAAACCTATTTATGTTGTTAGGGTCGTTGTATTTGGCATTGCTTTTATTCTTGTTGTTAGTATTTGTACCGGTAATGATATTCTTGAAAATACCTGTTAAAAAGTTTATTGAAGCGGTGAAAGAACCGGTTTCAATTGCCTTTGCAACCACAAGTTCCGATGCTGCTTTGCCGAAAGCCATGAGTGCTATGGAAAAATTTGGTGTGCCGCGTAAAATAGTATCGTTCGTTATACCAACGGGTTATAGTTTTAATTTAGACGGAACATCACTGTATCTTTCCTTAGCATCGATATTTGTTGCACAGGCTGCCGGAATGCATTTAGATATCGGTCAACAGTTAGGTATTGCTTTTACCTTAATGATCACATCAAAAGGAGTCGCAGCCGTTCCGCGTGCATCGTTAATTGTTTTAATTGCCACAGCAGAACAATTTGGATTGCCAGTGTTTATCATAGCCGCTATTTTAGGGATTGATGAGTTAATGGATATGGCTCGAACGTCGGTAAACGTTATTGGCAACTGTTTGGCAACAATAGTTGTTGCAAAATGGGAAGGTGAGTTTGATGAAGAGGCTCCGTACCGATTGACCGATGAGGTTTTGGACGAGGTATAA
- a CDS encoding DMT family transporter: MNWIILIIAGLFEVLFTTCLGKAKAATGTDAYLWYAGFFISLVVSMALLMKATQTLPLGTAYAVWTGIGAVGTVLIGIFIFNDPTTFWRLFFITTLIGSIVGLKMVSA, from the coding sequence ATGAACTGGATTATTTTAATTATTGCTGGCCTTTTTGAGGTTTTATTTACCACTTGTTTAGGAAAAGCTAAGGCAGCTACCGGAACAGATGCCTATCTTTGGTACGCCGGCTTTTTTATATCGTTAGTAGTTAGTATGGCGTTACTAATGAAAGCTACACAAACACTGCCATTGGGAACGGCTTATGCCGTGTGGACAGGAATTGGTGCCGTGGGAACTGTTTTAATTGGTATTTTTATTTTTAACGACCCTACCACTTTTTGGCGTTTATTTTTTATTACCACTTTAATTGGATCTATTGTTGGTTTAAAAATGGTATCGGCATAA
- a CDS encoding Crp/Fnr family transcriptional regulator, protein MQLNSILDCIYPLSANEKELLRQNTEEVTFQKGMLLLQRHKIEKEIYFIKQGSVRAYASTAESEVTFWFGFEGSAVFSMNSYVNNEKSYEDIELLEETVFYKIHADVLQKLYQTNIEIANWGRKLAEKELIKSEERLISLQFKSAKERYLDLIKNHPYLLQRVALGHIASYLGITRVSLSRIRADIK, encoded by the coding sequence ATGCAATTAAACAGCATTTTAGACTGTATTTATCCCTTATCGGCAAACGAAAAAGAATTGCTGAGACAAAATACCGAAGAAGTTACTTTTCAAAAAGGGATGCTTTTATTGCAGCGCCACAAAATAGAAAAGGAAATTTACTTTATAAAACAAGGAAGCGTTCGGGCGTATGCGTCAACTGCTGAAAGCGAGGTTACCTTTTGGTTTGGTTTTGAAGGATCTGCCGTGTTTTCTATGAACAGCTATGTGAACAATGAAAAAAGTTATGAAGATATTGAACTTTTAGAAGAAACCGTTTTTTATAAAATTCACGCCGATGTACTTCAAAAACTGTATCAAACCAATATTGAAATTGCAAACTGGGGCCGAAAATTAGCCGAAAAAGAACTGATAAAAAGCGAAGAACGTTTGATTTCGCTCCAATTTAAATCGGCAAAAGAACGGTATCTGGATCTTATTAAAAACCATCCGTATTTGTTACAACGCGTGGCATTGGGTCACATTGCTTCATATTTGGGAATTACCCGGGTAAGTTTAAGCAGAATACGTGCAGATATAAAATAA